In a genomic window of Apteryx mantelli isolate bAptMan1 chromosome 2, bAptMan1.hap1, whole genome shotgun sequence:
- the LOC106493061 gene encoding zinc finger protein 271-like has product MMEQPATMTLELLEVDDHLGQPQEKLYACTICGDSFNHKVVLANHQKSHKEEMEAEGYEKEGNTDPVGELQDLEAIGAREEAKGEGHRDQSAQRDPERKEKPHACSECKKSFKMKVDLTKHLRTHTGERPFPCTECGKRFITKSQLKEHQRIHTGERPYKCLDCGKSFTQKSQLIVHCRIHTGEKPYQCSSCQKSFVDKSRLVAHHRIHTGDRPFKCGVCSRGFRQKITLIKHQRVHSTEGARRDAARVVVAESTPAGEKIFRCGACGKEFKKKSVLVTHQRIHTGEEPYACATCGRRFRQKIHLARHQRTHERPAAHVCGACGDRFGSKGEMLRHRQGRHPRQAPHTCAACGKRFSQKVGLTAHRRVHERGPGAAGGGGKPLGAAHACGQCGKTFAKKGNLANHQRAHAEGRGHHHRCGSCGKGFARRGELAKHQRVHTGEKPYGCGQCAKRFAQRTQLVAHQRVHTGERPYPCGDCGKRFGDKSRLAVHRRVHTGERPFPCATCGKGFRQKVALAKHRRVHERGRDEAGGEGEGRPNPAGPRRRRPGSERPFACGECGKGFAQKAQLAVHRRVHTGERPFPCADCPKAFSDKSRLVVHRRTHTGERPFPCAACGRAFTQKVALTTHQRVHTREHRPPPAPGPPGEEWPFPCAVCGRGFRKEIALITHQRVHTKYEPNRCGKCGQVFPNRAQLRLHQPSHAEDRPFKCTTCGKDFKRKEILVIHQRVHTGEAPFQCPQCGKSFSQKANLMKHQLTHTRRGPFICSECGQSYTTIGHFKRHQRNHLKKQSPPGKGEEPLEDLTTGHVPPDPAGDHSGLVIVVKTEVDADDYEVLQVP; this is encoded by the coding sequence ATGATGGAGCAGCCGGCCACGATGACTCTGGAGCTCTTGGAGGTAGACGATCATCTCGGCCAGCCCCAGGAGAAGCTGTATGCTTGTACGATCTGTGGGGACAGTTTTAATCACAAGGTTGTCCTGGCAAACCACCAAAAGTCCCACAAGGAGGAGATGGAGGCTGAAGGGTATGAGAAGGAGGGAAACACTGACCCAGTCGGGGAGCTGCAGGACCTAGAGGCCATCGGAGCCAGAGAGGAGGCCAAGGGGGAAGGCCATAGAGATCAGAGTGCTCAGAGGGATCCCGAGAGGAAGGAGAAGCCCCACGCCTGCAGTGAGTGCAAAAAGAGCTTCAAGATGAAAGTGGACCTTACCAAGCACCTCCGTACTCACACGGGTGAGAGGCCGTTCCCCTGCACCGAATGTGGCAAGAGGTTCATCACCAAATCGCAGCTCAAGGAGCACCAGAGGATCCACACGGGGGAGCGGCCGTACAAGTGTCTGGACTGTGGGAAGAGCTTCACCCAGAAGTCGCAGCTCATCGTGCACTGCCGGATccacacgggcgagaagccctacCAGTGCAGCAGCTGCCAGAAGAGCTTTGTGGACAAGTCACGGCTGGTGGCCCACCACCGAATCCACACAGGTGACCGCCCCTTCAAGTGCGGGGTGTGCAGCCGCGGCTTCCGGCAGAAGATCACCCTCATCAAGCACCAGCGGGTCCACAGCACCGAGGGAGCCCGGCGGGATGCCGCCAGGGTCGTCGTGGCCGAATCCACGCCGGCAGGGGAGAAGATCTTCCGCTGCGGTGCCTGCGGGAAGGAGTTCAAGAAGAAGTCGGTGCTGGTGACCCACCAGAGGATCCACACCGGGGAGGAGCCCTACGCCTGTGCCACATGCGGCAGGCGCTTCCGCCAGAAGATCCACCTCGCCCGCCACCAGCGGACCCACGAGCGGCCCGCGGCCCACGTCTGCGGGGCCTGCGGGGACCGCTTCGGCAGCAAGGGGGAGATGCTGCGGCACCGCCAGGGCCGCCATCCCCGCCAGGCCCCCCACACCTGCGCCGCCTGCGGGAAGCGCTTCAGCCAGAAGGTCGGGCTCACGGCCCACCGACGCGTGCACGAgcgggggccgggagccgccggcgggggcggcAAGCCCCTCGGGGCGGCCCACGCCTGCGGGCAGTGCGGCAAGACCTTCGCCAAGAAAGGCAACCTGGCCAACCACCAGCGGGCCCACGCCGAGGGCCGGGGCCACCACCACCGCTGCGGGTCCTGCGGCAAGGGCTTTGCCCGGCGGGGAGAGCTGGCGAAGCACCAGCGCGTCCACACCGGCGAGAAGCCCTACGGGTGCGGGCAGTGCGCCAAGCGCTTCGCCCAGCGCACCCAGCTGGTCGCCCACCAGCGCGTCCACACCGGCGAGCGGCCCTACCCCTGCGGCGACTGCGGCAAGCGCTTCGGCGACAAGTCCCGCCTCGCCGTCCACCGCCGCGTCCACACCGGCGAGCGCCCCTTCCCCTGCGCCACCTGCGGCAAGGGTTTCCGCCAGAAGGTCGCCCTGGCCAAGCACCGCCGCGTCCACGAGCGGGGCCGGGACGAGGCCGGCGGTGAGGGCGAGGGGCGGCCGAACCCGGCCggaccccggcggcggcgccccggcagcGAGCGGCCCTTCGCCTGCGGCGAGTGTGGCAAGGGCTTTGCCCAGAAGGCCCAGCTGGCCGTGCACCGCCGCGTCCACACCGGCGAGCGCCCCTTCCCCTGCGCCGACTGCCCCAAGGCCTTCAGCGACAAGTCCCGCCTGGTGGTCCACCGCCGCACCCACACCGGCGAGCGCCCCTTCCCCTGCGCTGCCTGCGGCCGGGCCTTCACCCAGAAAGTGGCCCTCACCACCCACCAGCGGGTGCACACGCGGGAGCACCGGCCCCCGCCAGCACCCGGACCCCCGGGCGAGGAGTGGCCCTTCCCCTGCGCCGTCTGCGGGAGAGGCTTCCGCAAGGAGATCGCCCTCATCACCCACCAGCGGGTCCACACCAAGTACGAGCCCAACCGCTGTGGCAAGTGCGGCCAGGTCTTCCCCAACCGGGCCCAGCTCCGGCTCCACCAGCCCTCTCATGCTGAGGACCGGCCCTTCAAGTGCACCACATGCGGGAAGGACTTCAAGAGGAAGGAGATCTTGGTCATCCACCAACGGGTCCACACAGGAGAGGCACCCTTCCAGTGCCCTCAGTGTGGCAAAAGCTTCTCGCAGAAGGCCAACCTCATGAAGCACCAGCTCACCCACACCCGCAGGGGCCCGTTCATCTGCTCTGAGTGTGGGCAAAGCTACACCACCATCGGCCACTTCAAGAGGCACCAGAGGAACCACCTCAAGAAGCAAAGCCCACCTGGCAAGGGAGAAGAGCCCCTCGAGGACCTGACAACTGGACATGTGCCACCGGATCCTGCAGGTGACCACAGTGGCCTCGTCATTGTGGTGAAGACAGAGGTTGATGCTGATGACTATGAGGTCCTGCAGGTACCCTGA